Proteins found in one Deinococcus seoulensis genomic segment:
- a CDS encoding M16 family metallopeptidase, with the protein MPDPTHPTAPATQRHTLPNGLTLLLEPDPHAQTTAAGYFVNTGSREETPTEMGASHFIEHLLFKGSDTLSAAQLNERLDDLGGNANAFTSEEATVYHAATLPEHTPELLSTLTELMRPALRDTDIHTERGVILEEIAMYAEQPTVRVTDELRADYWGTHPLGWPILGTTDTVTALTPDALRRNHRQRYGAQRVTLTLTGQFDPAHALDWATTHLSDWPAATPHTHTPARPHHPRTTRTIHDPTLTRVQVTAATPGLSATHPLREAAHILADLIGGENGALYWHLIDNGTCDTADLGHLEYHDTGTFEGGFSCDPDRAATALTTYRHVLADADTLITPAAVRRAARKLAVSTLLRAETPQGRLFTLGMEHLATGHTLTTEEHVRRYEQVTADDVREVLRLCPLNELTIVALGPIISI; encoded by the coding sequence ATGCCTGACCCCACCCACCCCACCGCGCCCGCCACCCAGCGCCACACCCTCCCCAACGGCCTGACCCTCCTCCTCGAACCCGACCCGCACGCCCAGACCACCGCCGCCGGGTACTTCGTCAACACCGGCAGCCGCGAAGAAACCCCCACCGAAATGGGCGCCAGCCACTTCATCGAACACCTCCTCTTCAAAGGCAGCGACACCCTCAGCGCCGCCCAACTCAACGAACGCCTCGACGACCTCGGCGGCAACGCCAACGCCTTCACTAGCGAAGAAGCCACCGTCTACCACGCCGCCACCCTCCCCGAACACACCCCCGAACTCCTCAGCACCCTCACCGAACTGATGCGCCCCGCCCTGCGCGACACCGACATCCACACCGAACGCGGCGTCATCCTCGAAGAAATCGCCATGTACGCCGAACAACCCACCGTCCGCGTCACCGACGAACTCCGCGCCGACTACTGGGGCACCCACCCCCTCGGCTGGCCCATCCTCGGCACCACCGACACCGTCACCGCCCTCACCCCCGACGCCCTACGCCGCAACCACCGCCAACGCTACGGCGCGCAGCGCGTCACCCTCACCCTCACCGGCCAGTTCGACCCCGCCCACGCCCTCGACTGGGCCACCACCCACCTCAGCGACTGGCCCGCCGCCACCCCCCACACCCACACCCCCGCCCGCCCACACCACCCCCGCACCACCCGCACCATCCACGACCCCACCCTCACCCGCGTGCAGGTCACCGCCGCCACCCCCGGCCTGAGCGCCACCCACCCCCTGCGCGAAGCCGCGCACATCCTCGCCGACCTCATCGGCGGCGAGAACGGCGCCCTCTACTGGCACCTCATCGACAACGGCACCTGCGACACCGCCGACCTCGGCCACCTCGAATACCACGACACCGGCACCTTCGAAGGCGGATTCTCCTGCGACCCCGACCGCGCCGCCACCGCCCTCACCACGTACCGCCACGTCCTCGCAGACGCCGATACCCTCATCACCCCGGCCGCCGTGCGCCGCGCCGCCCGCAAACTCGCCGTCAGCACCCTCCTGCGCGCCGAAACCCCACAGGGCCGCCTGTTCACCCTCGGCATGGAACACCTCGCCACCGGCCACACCCTCACCACCGAGGAACACGTCCGCCGTTACGAACAGGTCACCGCCGACGACGTCCGCGAAGTCCTGCGCCTGTGCCCACTGAACGAACTGACCATCGTGGCTCTCGGGCCGATCATCAGCATCTGA
- a CDS encoding DUF3160 domain-containing protein: MRPHLCVLTLALLGTGVAAPTPYSLPVNLNALKSPLVSGKADLGLDPLNAAQRSALARNGFVITPAQWRQFDAVYEATRYAEQPVFVTSDATLHVYHLIFDKLLRDLERESLAPAARRLTALLVADSRRQLTALKGTPLEADARLTLAYLSVAQKLADPAVTPPAEVAALVAAELKLIDAHQGIAPSAIFSGTELLEDYSQYVPRGHYTKSEALKRYFRSMMWLGRLNLRVDKDSETRVAGLLTALMGANAEAQKLWARVYDPTALLVGRSDDLNYRQYAAALKVAAGGQVRRLAEPAVLTAFQAELRKLPPPQVNSAVVIARPGEGREVRDAQTLGFRLMGQRFTLDGAAFQRLVYREVGTDTQPRLLPSGLDLLAVLGSDAALNELRRTGQSKYANYDANMAKLRANFAELKQADWTANVYSGWLYALQALARPEPRDARYPAFMRTPAWTRKEMLTALGSWTELRHDTILYAKQTMAEMGAGEPPQPPRGYVEPNPALWARLQTLEALTRRVLKEQGVLSERTAQNLDSLRDMLGLLSRATAKELAGTPLTRDEYDQIHYFGGWLEQMKMASADPEDGENASQFDEDAMAAVVADVATGDGTALEEGTGFIHELYAVVPDGRGGLQVARGGVYSQYEFTVPVSGRLTDEAWRAQLRQGKVPPAHPWLDGVLVK; this comes from the coding sequence ATGCGTCCTCATCTGTGCGTCCTGACCCTGGCCCTGCTGGGCACCGGTGTGGCGGCTCCCACGCCGTACTCGCTGCCCGTGAACCTGAACGCCCTGAAATCGCCGCTGGTCAGCGGGAAGGCCGACCTGGGCCTGGACCCACTGAACGCCGCGCAACGCTCGGCGCTGGCCCGCAACGGCTTCGTGATCACGCCCGCGCAGTGGCGGCAGTTCGACGCCGTGTACGAGGCGACCCGCTACGCAGAGCAGCCGGTGTTCGTCACGTCGGACGCCACGCTGCACGTGTACCACCTGATCTTCGACAAACTGCTGCGTGACCTGGAACGTGAGTCCCTGGCCCCGGCCGCGCGCCGCCTGACCGCGCTGCTGGTGGCGGATTCCCGCCGGCAACTGACGGCACTGAAGGGCACGCCACTGGAGGCGGACGCGCGGCTGACACTGGCGTACCTGTCGGTCGCGCAGAAACTCGCCGATCCGGCCGTGACCCCGCCCGCCGAGGTGGCGGCGCTGGTAGCGGCGGAACTGAAACTCATCGACGCGCACCAGGGCATTGCTCCCTCGGCCATTTTCAGCGGCACGGAACTGCTCGAGGACTACTCGCAGTACGTGCCGCGCGGGCACTACACGAAAAGCGAGGCGCTGAAACGCTACTTCCGCTCCATGATGTGGCTGGGCCGCCTGAACCTGCGCGTGGATAAGGACAGCGAGACGCGCGTGGCGGGCCTGCTGACCGCCCTGATGGGGGCGAACGCCGAGGCGCAGAAGCTGTGGGCGCGCGTGTACGACCCGACCGCGCTGCTGGTGGGCCGCAGCGACGACCTGAACTACCGGCAGTATGCGGCGGCCCTGAAAGTCGCGGCGGGCGGGCAGGTGCGCCGACTGGCGGAACCGGCCGTCCTGACGGCCTTCCAGGCCGAGTTGCGGAAACTGCCGCCCCCGCAGGTGAACAGCGCCGTGGTGATCGCCCGCCCCGGCGAGGGCCGCGAGGTGCGCGACGCGCAGACACTCGGCTTCCGGCTGATGGGGCAGCGCTTCACGCTGGACGGCGCGGCCTTCCAGCGCCTCGTGTACCGCGAGGTGGGCACCGACACGCAGCCGCGCCTGCTGCCCAGCGGCCTTGACCTGCTGGCCGTGCTGGGCAGCGACGCCGCGCTGAACGAACTGCGCCGCACCGGGCAGTCGAAGTACGCGAACTACGACGCGAACATGGCGAAACTCCGCGCGAATTTCGCCGAGCTGAAGCAGGCCGACTGGACCGCGAACGTCTATTCCGGCTGGCTGTACGCCCTCCAGGCCCTCGCCAGGCCCGAACCGCGCGACGCACGCTACCCGGCGTTCATGCGCACGCCCGCCTGGACGCGCAAGGAGATGCTGACCGCGCTGGGCTCCTGGACGGAACTGCGCCACGACACCATCCTGTACGCCAAGCAGACCATGGCCGAGATGGGCGCCGGGGAGCCCCCGCAGCCCCCGCGCGGGTACGTGGAACCCAACCCGGCCCTCTGGGCGCGCCTGCAGACCCTGGAGGCCCTGACCCGCCGCGTCCTGAAAGAGCAGGGCGTCCTGTCGGAACGCACCGCGCAGAACCTCGACTCTCTGCGCGACATGCTGGGCCTCCTGAGCCGCGCCACCGCCAAGGAACTGGCGGGCACCCCGCTGACCCGCGACGAGTACGACCAGATCCACTACTTCGGCGGGTGGCTGGAACAGATGAAGATGGCCAGCGCCGACCCCGAGGACGGCGAGAACGCCAGCCAGTTCGACGAGGACGCCATGGCCGCCGTCGTCGCGGACGTCGCTACCGGCGACGGAACCGCCCTGGAGGAAGGCACGGGCTTCATCCACGAGCTGTACGCCGTCGTGCCCGACGGTCGCGGCGGCCTTCAGGTCGCGCGGGGCGGCGTGTACTCGCAGTACGAGTTCACGGTACCCGTCTCGGGCCGCCTGACGGACGAGGCGTGGCGCGCGCAGCTGCGTCAGGGCAAGGTGCCGCCCGCGCACCCCTGGCTGGACGGCGTGCTGGTGAAGTGA
- a CDS encoding CapA family protein has translation MRIAICGLLAGLLLTSGGREAPPSGPVTLALAGDLSLARGVAQANTADWPGTLRAVAPLLRADLVAANLESPLTDAPRRTPGIDLRAPTGAAAALWPLTHLGVLNNHGRDAGMAGQAQSRGTLQRAGLHPVTAAPGLSMVRGQRVALLAWLDDGAAPLPLTAVRAAARQADTVIVLAHWGEEYGLTTARQRTQARALVGAGATVVAGSGPHVLQGHEVLTGPRGAALVLYSLGNLLFDQPFPAAQIGAVVRVPLADVRRACAAPTRTRAGRVTPASGTQRTQALTRLGLPACPEAR, from the coding sequence ATGAGGATCGCCATCTGCGGCCTGCTGGCGGGCCTGCTGCTCACCTCGGGCGGGCGGGAGGCCCCGCCATCTGGGCCGGTCACGCTGGCGCTGGCCGGCGACCTGAGCCTCGCGCGCGGCGTGGCGCAGGCGAACACCGCCGACTGGCCCGGCACACTGCGGGCGGTGGCGCCGCTGCTGCGCGCCGATCTGGTGGCCGCGAACCTGGAATCCCCCCTGACGGACGCGCCGCGCAGGACGCCGGGCATCGACCTGCGCGCCCCGACCGGCGCGGCAGCCGCCCTGTGGCCCCTCACCCATCTGGGCGTGCTGAACAACCACGGCCGGGACGCCGGAATGGCCGGGCAGGCGCAGTCGCGAGGCACGCTGCAGCGCGCGGGCCTCCACCCGGTCACGGCGGCCCCAGGCCTCAGCATGGTACGGGGCCAGCGGGTCGCACTGCTGGCGTGGCTGGACGACGGCGCGGCTCCCCTCCCCCTGACGGCGGTGCGCGCGGCGGCGCGGCAGGCGGACACCGTGATCGTCCTGGCCCACTGGGGCGAGGAGTACGGCCTGACCACCGCCCGGCAGCGGACGCAGGCCCGCGCGCTGGTGGGGGCCGGGGCGACCGTGGTCGCCGGGAGCGGCCCGCACGTCCTCCAGGGCCACGAGGTGCTGACCGGGCCGCGCGGAGCGGCGCTGGTGCTGTACAGCCTGGGCAACCTGCTGTTCGACCAGCCGTTCCCGGCGGCGCAGATCGGCGCGGTGGTGCGCGTACCCCTGGCAGACGTGAGGCGCGCCTGCGCCGCCCCCACCCGCACCCGCGCGGGCCGCGTGACCCCCGCCAGCGGGACGCAGCGGACACAGGCGCTGACCCGGCTGGGCCTCCCCGCCTGCCCGGAGGCCCGGTGA
- a CDS encoding RtcB family protein produces MNGKHLVKLGLEKKAIALAQTAATQRETAGLTRDDILNELRAVQHDPAAYAAGGVYAPLAAELLAQQAILDARKGSELRPAPLPYLTWGADLIDPGAHRQMDVAMRLPVSRAGALMPDAHVGYGLPIGGVLATENAVIPYGVGVDIGCSMMLSVLPIQPGALRTDEATTLLLKHTRFGAGVAFEKRDRQDHEVLHESTWDDQPILQHLYDKAATQIGTSGSGNHFAEFGTLTLPHADLGLDAGQYLALLTHSGSRGFGAQVAGHFTALAERHHPGLAPEAKKLAWLPLDHEDGQAYWQAMNLAGRYALANHHLIHARLARALNVTPLAQVSNSHNLAWKQTVNGQELIVHRKGATPATHGQLGLIPGSMADPGFVVRGLGHEGALQSASHGAGRQLGRKAATSTLNKKDVQAYLTGRGVTLIGGGIDEAPQAYKRIEDVIARQTDLVNVVASFQPRVVRMDTGSEDI; encoded by the coding sequence ATGAACGGCAAACACCTCGTGAAACTCGGCCTGGAAAAGAAAGCCATCGCCCTCGCCCAGACCGCCGCCACCCAGCGCGAAACCGCCGGACTGACCCGCGACGACATCCTGAACGAACTGCGCGCCGTGCAGCATGACCCCGCCGCATACGCTGCGGGCGGCGTGTACGCCCCGCTCGCTGCCGAACTCCTCGCGCAGCAGGCCATCCTCGACGCCCGCAAGGGCAGCGAACTGCGCCCCGCACCCCTCCCCTACCTCACCTGGGGCGCCGACCTGATCGACCCCGGCGCGCACCGCCAGATGGACGTCGCCATGCGCCTCCCGGTCAGCCGCGCCGGAGCGCTGATGCCCGACGCGCACGTCGGCTACGGCCTCCCCATCGGCGGGGTGCTGGCCACCGAGAACGCCGTCATTCCCTACGGCGTCGGCGTGGACATCGGCTGCTCCATGATGCTGTCCGTCCTGCCCATCCAGCCCGGCGCGCTGCGCACCGACGAGGCCACCACCCTGCTGCTCAAGCACACCCGCTTCGGCGCGGGCGTCGCCTTCGAGAAACGCGACCGCCAGGACCACGAAGTCCTGCACGAAAGCACCTGGGACGACCAGCCCATCCTCCAGCACCTGTACGACAAGGCCGCCACGCAGATCGGCACCAGCGGCAGCGGCAACCACTTCGCCGAATTCGGCACCCTCACCCTCCCCCACGCCGACCTCGGCCTCGACGCTGGACAGTACCTCGCGCTGCTCACCCACAGCGGCAGCCGCGGCTTCGGCGCGCAGGTCGCCGGACACTTCACCGCCCTCGCCGAACGCCACCACCCTGGCCTCGCACCCGAAGCCAAAAAACTCGCGTGGCTCCCCCTCGACCACGAAGACGGACAGGCGTACTGGCAGGCCATGAACCTCGCCGGACGCTACGCCCTCGCCAACCACCACCTCATCCACGCCCGCCTCGCCCGCGCCCTGAACGTCACGCCCCTCGCGCAGGTCAGCAACAGCCACAACCTCGCCTGGAAACAGACCGTCAACGGCCAGGAACTCATCGTCCACCGCAAAGGCGCCACCCCCGCCACCCACGGCCAGCTCGGCCTGATCCCCGGCAGCATGGCCGACCCCGGCTTTGTAGTCCGCGGCCTCGGCCACGAAGGCGCCCTGCAAAGCGCCAGCCACGGCGCCGGACGCCAACTCGGACGCAAAGCCGCCACCAGCACCCTCAACAAAAAAGACGTCCAGGCGTACCTCACCGGGCGCGGCGTCACCCTCATCGGCGGCGGCATCGACGAAGCGCCCCAGGCGTACAAACGCATCGAGGACGTCATCGCCCGGCAGACCGACCTCGTGAACGTCGTGGCCAGCTTCCAGCCTCGCGTGGTCCGCATGGACACCGGGAGTGAGGACATCTAG
- a CDS encoding deoxynucleoside kinase: MYVVVEGPIGVGKTSLAGRLAARHGAELNLEIVEENPFLAKFYEQPEAFSFQVQAFFLLSRFKQLSALWQPGLYKGSVVSDYLFDKDFIFASMNLRDAEFALYEDLYSHLSPRLPTPDLVVYLRADTDELLRRIALRGRPFEQDMQAAYLADLTGRYDEYFRTYPHPHLIIDAAGIDFVNNPDHEQDLMDRIDGALRDTQAAD, encoded by the coding sequence ATGTACGTTGTCGTCGAAGGGCCCATCGGGGTCGGGAAAACAAGCCTCGCCGGGCGCCTCGCCGCGCGCCACGGCGCCGAACTGAACCTGGAAATCGTCGAGGAGAACCCCTTCCTGGCGAAATTCTACGAGCAGCCCGAAGCGTTCTCGTTTCAGGTGCAGGCGTTCTTTCTGCTCTCACGCTTCAAGCAGCTCTCGGCGCTGTGGCAGCCGGGCCTGTACAAGGGCAGCGTGGTCAGCGACTACCTGTTCGACAAGGACTTCATCTTCGCGTCCATGAACCTGCGCGACGCCGAGTTCGCGCTGTACGAGGACCTGTACTCGCACCTGTCGCCGCGCCTGCCCACCCCGGACCTCGTGGTGTACCTGCGCGCCGACACCGACGAACTGCTGCGCCGCATCGCGCTGCGCGGCCGCCCGTTCGAGCAGGACATGCAGGCCGCGTACCTCGCGGACCTGACCGGGCGGTACGACGAGTACTTCCGCACGTACCCGCACCCGCACCTGATCATCGACGCGGCCGGCATCGACTTCGTGAACAACCCGGACCACGAACAGGACCTGATGGACCGCATCGACGGCGCCCTGCGCGACACGCAGGCGGCCGACTGA
- a CDS encoding M23 family metallopeptidase, whose translation MRRVLGWLVTLAVLGGAAFLLWPQLEGAQRYAALLSAPGATEGSLPNPLPGQRFVDTWGGARSQGRTHEGVDIFAPRGTPIRATTRGVIVNVGPNNLGGRTVMILGPGGQRHYYAHLERYPDLKRGDWVEQGDVVGYVGDSGNAKGTPPHLHYGIYTTGGAINPYPLLMNE comes from the coding sequence GTGAGGCGGGTGCTGGGCTGGCTGGTCACGCTGGCGGTGCTGGGCGGCGCGGCGTTCCTGCTGTGGCCGCAACTGGAGGGCGCGCAGCGGTACGCGGCCCTGCTGTCGGCACCAGGGGCGACCGAGGGCTCGCTGCCCAACCCGCTGCCGGGCCAACGCTTCGTGGACACCTGGGGCGGCGCGCGCAGTCAGGGCCGCACGCACGAGGGCGTGGACATCTTCGCGCCGCGCGGCACGCCCATCCGCGCCACGACGCGCGGCGTGATCGTGAACGTCGGCCCGAACAACCTGGGGGGCCGCACCGTCATGATCCTCGGGCCGGGCGGGCAGCGGCACTACTACGCGCACCTGGAACGTTACCCGGACCTCAAACGCGGCGACTGGGTCGAGCAGGGCGACGTGGTGGGGTACGTGGGCGACAGCGGCAACGCGAAGGGCACGCCCCCGCACCTGCACTACGGCATCTACACGACGGGCGGCGCGATCAACCCCTACCCGCTGCTGATGAACGAGTAA
- a CDS encoding M16 family metallopeptidase yields the protein MPARSHPIPAHLWTLPGGLTVAFERRTGPGFAFDLRVPVGSAHDPAGHEGASAVLEEWLFKGSGGLDARALQDAFDDLGVRRGGGVGPEATRFSVSGLSADLSAALTLTASVLSDPHLPEGELPILTDLARQDLEGLLDSPADRLATLARQTAFPTLPGAALSGYGHPASGTPQGLEALTPATLRAHLERYGQAGSVLGLVADLDPGQARDLTAAALGGLRPGAHDPIPATLRTRARAHTTDPDAEQTHLSLTMPGVPPGHPDWMAWQVALTALSGGSASRLFHAVREERGLAYAVSANPVILGGNGFLSAYAGSTPARAPETLQVILAELHRLPQGLTPAEFERARAGLAVSVVFGAESMRARAHALTRDAAVFGRIRSVTELRESLNALTLDDVNSFLTRYHPAPDATTVTIGPDEHGPQSQEPDAPAPDNATPDSTPSEGPHA from the coding sequence ATGCCTGCGCGTTCCCACCCCATTCCAGCGCACCTCTGGACGCTGCCCGGCGGCCTGACGGTCGCCTTTGAACGCCGGACCGGACCCGGTTTCGCCTTTGATCTGCGTGTGCCCGTCGGCAGCGCCCACGACCCCGCCGGGCACGAGGGCGCCAGCGCCGTCCTGGAAGAATGGCTGTTCAAGGGCTCGGGCGGCCTGGACGCCCGCGCCCTCCAGGACGCCTTTGACGACCTCGGCGTGCGCCGGGGCGGCGGTGTCGGCCCCGAGGCGACCCGCTTCTCCGTCAGCGGCCTGAGCGCCGACCTGAGCGCCGCGTTGACCCTGACCGCCAGCGTCCTGAGCGACCCGCACCTGCCGGAAGGCGAACTGCCCATCCTGACCGACCTGGCCCGCCAGGACCTTGAGGGCCTGCTGGACAGTCCCGCCGACCGCCTCGCCACGCTGGCCCGCCAGACGGCCTTCCCCACGCTGCCCGGCGCGGCCCTGAGCGGGTACGGCCACCCTGCCAGCGGCACCCCGCAGGGCCTGGAAGCCCTGACGCCCGCCACGCTCCGCGCGCACCTGGAGCGATACGGGCAGGCGGGCAGCGTCCTGGGCCTCGTCGCGGACCTCGACCCGGGACAGGCGCGCGACCTGACCGCCGCCGCGCTGGGCGGCCTGCGCCCCGGCGCGCACGACCCCATCCCCGCCACGCTGCGTACCCGCGCCCGCGCGCACACCACCGACCCGGACGCCGAACAGACCCACCTGAGCCTCACCATGCCCGGCGTGCCCCCCGGCCACCCCGACTGGATGGCGTGGCAGGTCGCCCTGACCGCCCTGAGCGGCGGCAGCGCCAGCCGACTGTTCCACGCCGTGCGCGAGGAACGCGGCCTCGCGTACGCCGTCAGCGCCAACCCCGTCATCCTGGGCGGCAACGGCTTCCTGAGCGCCTACGCCGGCAGCACCCCCGCCCGCGCGCCCGAAACGCTTCAGGTCATCCTCGCGGAACTGCACCGCCTCCCGCAGGGCCTGACACCCGCCGAATTCGAACGCGCCCGCGCCGGACTGGCCGTCAGCGTCGTGTTCGGCGCCGAAAGCATGCGCGCCCGCGCCCACGCCCTGACCCGCGACGCCGCCGTGTTCGGCCGCATCCGCAGCGTCACCGAACTCCGCGAGTCCCTCAACGCCCTGACCCTGGACGACGTGAACAGCTTCCTGACCCGCTACCACCCCGCGCCCGACGCCACCACCGTCACCATCGGCCCCGACGAGCACGGCCCCCAGTCACAGGAACCCGATGCACCCGCACCCGACAACGCCACACCCGACAGCACACCCAGCGAAGGACCCCATGCCTGA
- a CDS encoding UDP-N-acetylmuramoyl-L-alanyl-D-glutamate--2,6-diaminopimelate ligase: MRLSELAAHLNAPTPTDNPEVTGVTHNADWAGPGFAFVAIRGARFDGHSFIDRVAAAGAVAVIGEGLPDGMTSPLPYLRVASARAALADAAAALAGHPSRGLRVVGVTGTDGKTTTSWITRHLLRAAGQRTGLLSTVGYELPDGELRHFPAHFTTPEAPQVQATLADMVAAGADAAVLEASSHALALERVRSVAWDVAVWTHLSSEHLDFHGTLENYFADKRRLVEAAPFAVLNVDDPWTAQLRGVAPAETTYSAEGQHADWRATDIEERSTGLHFHVLSPLGEFDAHLPTIGRFNVANALAAMAASAHLGAGWEALAAGLASFRGVPGRMELVPDARGRRVVVDFAHTPPSLEKALGTLRTTTAGRLIVVLGSAGGPRDPGKRAPLGEVATRLADHAVFTEEDCRDTPLDDILREMARGAQEGGHTNFQSIPDRRAAIRAAIALAQPGDTVLLAGKGPEDTLERAHETLPWNETQEATDALKLS, translated from the coding sequence ATGCGTCTTTCCGAGCTGGCCGCCCACCTGAACGCCCCCACCCCTACCGACAACCCGGAGGTGACGGGCGTGACGCACAACGCCGACTGGGCAGGGCCGGGGTTCGCGTTCGTGGCGATCCGGGGGGCGCGCTTCGACGGGCACAGCTTCATTGACCGGGTCGCGGCGGCGGGCGCGGTGGCCGTGATCGGCGAGGGCCTCCCGGACGGCATGACCAGCCCGCTGCCGTACCTGCGGGTCGCCAGTGCCCGCGCCGCGCTGGCCGACGCGGCGGCCGCGCTGGCCGGGCACCCCAGCCGGGGGCTGCGGGTGGTGGGCGTGACCGGCACGGACGGGAAGACCACGACCAGCTGGATCACGCGGCACCTGCTGCGCGCCGCCGGACAGCGCACCGGCCTCCTGAGCACCGTCGGGTACGAACTTCCGGACGGCGAGCTGCGGCACTTCCCGGCGCACTTCACGACGCCGGAGGCCCCGCAGGTGCAGGCCACCCTGGCCGACATGGTCGCGGCGGGCGCGGACGCGGCGGTGCTGGAGGCCAGCAGTCACGCCCTCGCCCTGGAGCGCGTGCGGAGCGTCGCGTGGGACGTGGCCGTCTGGACGCACCTGAGCAGCGAACACCTGGACTTCCACGGCACGCTGGAAAACTACTTCGCGGACAAACGCCGACTGGTCGAGGCCGCACCGTTCGCGGTGCTGAACGTGGACGACCCCTGGACGGCGCAGCTGCGTGGTGTCGCCCCCGCCGAGACCACGTACTCCGCCGAGGGGCAGCATGCCGACTGGCGCGCCACCGACATCGAGGAACGCAGCACCGGCCTGCACTTCCACGTCCTCAGCCCGCTGGGCGAGTTCGACGCGCACCTGCCGACGATCGGACGCTTCAACGTCGCCAACGCCCTGGCCGCCATGGCCGCGAGCGCGCACCTCGGCGCGGGCTGGGAGGCCCTGGCGGCAGGCCTCGCGTCGTTCCGGGGCGTGCCGGGCCGCATGGAACTCGTGCCCGACGCGCGCGGGCGGCGCGTCGTCGTGGACTTCGCGCACACGCCCCCCAGCCTCGAAAAAGCTCTGGGCACCCTGCGCACCACAACGGCGGGCCGCCTGATCGTCGTGCTCGGCTCGGCGGGCGGCCCCCGCGATCCCGGCAAGCGTGCCCCGCTGGGCGAGGTCGCCACCCGCCTCGCGGACCACGCGGTCTTCACCGAGGAGGACTGCCGCGACACCCCCCTGGACGACATCCTGCGCGAGATGGCACGCGGCGCCCAGGAAGGCGGACACACCAACTTCCAGTCCATTCCCGACCGCCGCGCCGCCATCCGCGCCGCCATTGCCCTGGCGCAGCCCGGCGACACGGTCCTGCTGGCAGGCAAAGGCCCCGAGGACACCCTGGAACGCGCCCACGAGACCCTCCCCTGGAACGAGACGCAGGAAGCCACGGACGCCCTGAAGCTGAGCTGA
- a CDS encoding deoxynucleoside kinase, which translates to MYLAVSGNIGSGKSTLTRMLADRYGLRPVYEPYADNPYLEDFYRDMRQYSFHSQVYFLSRRLEQHLNLVTGARYVIQDRTVFEDANIFARNLFESGQMARRDWDTYLSLYEGVLSALRVPDLLIHIDASLPTLKRRIAQRGREYEQAIPDEYLGGLNRLYDSWVTGFGACPVVRVPGDQLDFVADPQAFEWVCARVQANGFGLPLLR; encoded by the coding sequence ATGTACCTCGCGGTTTCCGGGAACATCGGCAGCGGCAAGAGCACCCTGACGCGCATGCTGGCCGACCGCTACGGCCTGCGCCCCGTGTACGAACCGTACGCCGACAACCCCTACCTGGAAGACTTCTACCGCGACATGCGGCAGTACTCGTTCCACTCGCAGGTGTACTTCCTGTCCCGGCGCCTGGAGCAGCACCTGAACCTCGTGACCGGCGCCCGCTACGTCATTCAGGACCGCACGGTGTTCGAGGACGCCAACATCTTCGCGCGCAACCTGTTCGAGAGCGGACAGATGGCGCGGCGCGACTGGGACACTTACCTCAGCCTGTACGAGGGGGTGCTGAGCGCCCTGCGCGTCCCGGACCTGCTGATCCACATCGACGCCAGCCTGCCCACCCTGAAACGCCGCATCGCGCAGCGCGGCCGCGAGTACGAGCAGGCCATCCCCGACGAGTACCTGGGCGGCCTGAACCGCCTGTACGACAGCTGGGTCACGGGCTTCGGCGCCTGCCCGGTCGTGCGTGTTCCCGGCGACCAGCTGGACTTCGTGGCCGACCCGCAGGCCTTCGAGTGGGTGTGCGCGCGCGTGCAGGCCAACGGCTTCGGCCTGCCGCTGCTGCGCTGA